The following are encoded in a window of Thunnus albacares chromosome 17, fThuAlb1.1, whole genome shotgun sequence genomic DNA:
- the srrm2 gene encoding serine/arginine repetitive matrix protein 2 isoform X5 gives MYNGIGLTTPRGSGTNGYVQRNLSSLRVKRPRDERGGERDEKDRERLESQLNRQPNAEILEHQRKRQLEVKCAELQDMMEEQGYSAEEIEEKVNSFRMMLQEKQEPAPATTERPTVTETHALAAANQQKNDRLRAAFGISNDYVDGSSFHADRKEKEKEKREQERLERERQQQQKYTLVEDSDDSDSPPKKRSRKKKKKNKNKDSSSESPSPSPQREKKKSKKKKKKRDVSEDEEEEDSSSDEKHKVSKKKRKQSESTSPPKTKRQRSVSSSSARSPSPAPLRSRQQDQTLRKADEGRKGRSPDRRRRGYEEQSPHRQGGEGKRLNVEREKERTSATDKTSAKRRHDSSSPSPAPQTEKSRHSRSGEREKGRRSRSKQRESEKGRRSRSREKEREKGRRSRSREMEKRRRSRSVENEREKGRRSRSKEKEKQRGREMEKGRRSRSREMEKGRRSRSRGEVEKGRRSRSREKREKDKGKESVPHRTRHDSSSSPSPSPPPPPKPETRRARSRDADQERERNKWDKKTRHDSSSPSPPPPPPERARGRERSGDRERRTERDPHPRAPYDGEKKKETGKRPEREASPPPQQKNDRRRDAHPPRASPSPASRSPAVNGRQREREDERRREKDRESAAKERDRQHLSKQREQDAQRRRDEAVRRDGSRPAEKSRSERPEANERREKTRSPPRTEKREEKTKQAEKKRESSSSSSSGSSSSSSGSDSDSDSSSSSSSSSSSSSSSSSSSEDEGKGKKAAGKEKGSPAKSAPSAIGAAVQRYIANGRKESPASASEGDAPRRSQKEREGGKHAPSERERPPHRAPAPSESYPPRTKGQERYSPTQMDSPSPPPSPSNRRDASRGDRYSPAETEARAVERERGRDRDAAARRPAPRSSPSARRSRSPPQKTSTASPARRTPPRQYQEAPPRSRRASPPPAWSDRQRERERESEKDRERNRERDRDRDRERVTRRSRSRSRSPRRRSPPSRSRRSPSPQRRRRSSRSLSRERERERERERIRQREVEKEREREKEQARLKEAPQQPRRSSSSSSSSSSSSSSSSSPSPARERKDATKAPTERDRRTEREDEKRREEQKHRSSSSSQAPSSGSRGSQQSESRRSDVTSRRSPAGSQSEPKQSSRGPSRKQSPPAAPHSPEQPVRSESAVNGKEANANKKGGGRSSSSSSSSSSSSSSSSSSSSSSSDSSDSEAEQEKGTTKAQSSASSSSSSETEKDTKKKSPARPQRVPADSLRDSRSLSYSPPRYMRAAPSSPGRRSGSRQSPSRSSSSRRRK, from the exons ATGTACAATGGGATCGGCCTGACGACTCCGCGGGGCAGCGGCACCAATGGCTACGTGCAGCGCAACCTGTCGAGCCTGCGGGTCAAACGGCCGCGGGACGAGCGGGGCGGCGAGCGGGACGAGAAGGACCGCGAGAGGCTGGAGAGTCAGCTCAACAGGCAGCCCAACGCCGAGATCCTGGAGCACCAACGGAAGAGGCAGCTGGAGGTCAAGTGTGCTGAGCTGCAGGACATGATGGAAGAGCAGGG GTATTCTGCAGAGGAGATCGAGGAGAAGGTGAACAGTTTCCGCATGATGCTGCAGGAGAAGCAGGAGCCGGCTCCCGCCACCACCGAGAGACCGAC GGTGACAGAAACTCACGCTCTGGCGGCGGCCAACCAGCAGAAGAACGACCGTCTTCGCGCCGCTTTCGGAATCTCCAACGACTACGTAGACGGATCGTCGTTCCACGCCGACCgcaaggagaaagagaaggagaagagagagcaggaacgtttggagagagagaggcagcagcagcagaaatatAC GTTGGTGGAAGATTCAGACGACTCAGATTCACCTCCAAAGAAACGCAGtcggaagaagaaaaagaaaaacaagaacaaagacag CAGCTCAGAGAGTCCCTCCCCGTCTccgcagagagagaaaaagaaatccaagaagaagaaaaagaaacg TGACGTGTCAGAAGAcgaggaagaagaagacag TTCCTCCGACGAGAAGCACAAAGtttcaaagaagaagagaaagcaGAGTGAAAGCACGAGTCCTCCGAAAACAAAGCGACAGAGGAGCGTCTCCTCCAGCTCCGCTCGCAG CCCGTCTCCAGCTCCACTGAGGTCACGTCAGCAGGACCAAACGTTGAGAAAAGCTGATGAAGGAAGAAAGGGGAGATCACCGGACAGGAGGAGACGAGGCTACGAGGAGCAGAGCCCTCATCGTCAGGGAGGAGAAGGG AAGAGGCTCAATGtcgagagagaaaaagagcgGACGAGCGCGACGGACAAGACGTCCGCCAAGAGGAGACACGACTCTTCGTCTCCGTCGCCGGCGCCACAGACGGAGAAAAGCAGACATTCACGGAgcggagagagggagaaagggaggCGATCCCGAAGCAAACAGAGGGAGAGCGAGAAAGGGAGGCGTTcgagaagcagagagaaggagagggagaaagggaggCGCTCCAGaagcagagagatggagaagaggaggcgTTCGAGGAGCGTAGAAAAcgagagggagaaagggaggCGTTCGAGAagcaaagaaaaggagaaacagagaggcagGGAGATGGAGAAAGGGAG GCGTTCAAGAAgcagagaaatggagaaagGGAGGCGTtcgaggagcagaggagaggtggagaaaGGGAGGCGTTCAAGAAGCAGAGAAAAGCGggaaaaagacaaaggaaaggaGAGCGTTCCCCACAGGACCAGACAtgactcctcctcttccccgtcTCCTTCGCCTCCGCCTCCTCCTAAACCGGAGACCAGGAGGGCGAGGAGCAGAGACGCCgatcaggagagagagaggaacaaatGGGACAAAAAGACGAGACACGACTCCTCGTCCCCttcgcctcctcctccaccgccGGAGAGGgcgagggggagagagaggagcggAGACAGGGAGCGCAGGACGGAGCGAGATCCGCACCCGAGGGCTCCGTACGACGgcgagaaaaagaaagagacgGGGAAGAGACCGGAGAGAGAGGCGTCTCCTCCTCCCCAACAGAAAAACGACAGGAGGAGAGACGCGCACCCGCCGCGAGCCTCTCCGTCGCCCGCCTCTCGCTCGCCCGCCGTCAACGGGCGtcaaagagagagggaggacgagaggaggagagagaaagacagggagagCGCGGCGAAGGAGAGGGACAGGCAGCATCTGAGCAAGCAGAGAGAGCAAGACGCGCAGCGAAGGAGAGACGAGGCCGTCAGGCGAGACGGATCCAGACCCGCGGAGAAAAGCAGGAGCGAAAGACCGGAAGCGAACGAGAGGCGGGAGAAGACGAGGAGCCCGCCGAGGACGGAGAAACGGGAAGAAAAGACGAAACAGGccgagaaaaagagagagagcagcagcagcagtagcagcggtagcagcagcagcagtagcggCAGCGACAGCGACAGcgactcttcctcctcctcctcttcttcttcatcctcatcttcttcttcgTCCTCATCCTCCGAAGACGAGGGCAAAGGGAAGAAGGCGGCAGGGAAGGAGAAAGGTAGCCCCGCGAAAAGCGCGCCGTCTGCCATCGGAGCGGCGGTTCAGAGGTATATAGCCAACGGTAGAAAGGAAAGTCCCGCCTCCGCCTCTGAGGGCGACGCCCCTCGACGATCccagaaggagagagaaggaggcaaACATGCGCCGTCAGAGAGGGAAAGACCGCCACACAGAGCTCCTGCTCCGTCTGAGAGTTACCCGCCCCGGACGAAAGGTCAAGAGCGATACAGTCCCACACAGATGGACAGCCCGAGCCCGCCTCCTTCCCCCTCCAACAGACGAGACGCCAGCAGAGGGGACAGGTACTCCCCCGCCGAAACCGAGGCGAGAGCCGTGGAgcgggagagagggagggacagGGACGCGGCAGCCAGGAGACCGGCGCCGAGGTCTAGCCCGTCAGCCAGGAGGTCACGCTCTCCGCCCCAGAAAACCTCCACCGCCTCCCCGGCCCGTCGCACTCCGCCGAGGCAATATCAGGAAGCCCCGCCCCGATCCAGGAGAGCCTCCCCTCCTCCGGCCTGGTCAGACcggcagagggagagagagagggagagcgagaaggacagagagaggaacagagagagggacagagacagagacagagaacgGGTCACCAGGAGGAGCAGATCCAGATCCAGAAGCCCGAGGAGGCGCAGCCCCCCAAGCAG GTCTCGCCGCTCGCCGTCTCCtcagcggaggaggaggagcagtcGCTCGCTCTCccgagagagagagcgagagagggagcGCGAGAGGATCAGGCAGAGGgaggtagagaaagagagagaaagggaaaaggAGCAAGCGCGCCTAAAAGAGGCTCCCCAACAACCCCGCCgatcctcgtcctcctcctcttcctccagctcctcctcttcctcttcgtcCTCGCCTTCGCCTGCCCGCGAGAGGAAAGACGCCACGAAAGCGCCGacggagagagacaggaggacgGAGCGAGAGGACGAGAAGAGACGAGAGGAGCAGAAACAtcgttcctcctcctcttcgcaGGCTCCGTCTTCAGGTTCGCGCGGCTCCCAGCAGTCGGAGTCCAGACGCTCCGACGTGACCTCCAGGAGGTCGCCGGCCGGCAGCCAATCGGAACCCAAGCAGTCATCACGAGGTCCGAGCAGGAAGCAGTCGCCACCAGCAGCCCCTCATTCGCCAGAGCAGCCGGTCAGGAGCGAGAGCGCCGTCAACGGGAAGGAGGCCAACGCTAACAAGAAAGGCGGCGGCAGAAGCAGCAGCTccagctcctcttcctcctcctcgtcttcatcttcgtcctcctcctcgtcctcctcttcaGACAGCTCCGACTCTGAAGCAGAGCAAGAAAAAGG GACCACCAAAGCTCAGAGCTCGgcttcttcatcctcctcatcagAGACTGAGAaggacacaaagaaaaagag tCCTGCTCGGCCTCAGAGGGTTCCTGCTGATTCGCTGAGAGATTCTCGCTCGCTCAGTTATTCTCCTCCAAGATACATGAGAGCGGCGCCGTCCTCGCCCGGCCGCAG GAGCGGCAGCAGACAGTCGCCCAGCCGCTCGTCAAGCAGCAGACGAAGGAAATGA
- the srrm2 gene encoding serine/arginine repetitive matrix protein 2 isoform X4 — translation MYNGIGLTTPRGSGTNGYVQRNLSSLRVKRPRDERGGERDEKDRERLESQLNRQPNAEILEHQRKRQLEVKCAELQDMMEEQGYSAEEIEEKVNSFRMMLQEKQEPAPATTERPTVTETHALAAANQQKNDRLRAAFGISNDYVDGSSFHADRKEKEKEKREQERLERERQQQQKYTLVEDSDDSDSPPKKRSRKKKKKNKNKDSSSESPSPSPQREKKKSKKKKKKRDVSEDEEEEDSSSDEKHKVSKKKRKQSESTSPPKTKRQRSVSSSSARSPSPAPLRSRQQDQTLRKADEGRKGRSPDRRRRGYEEQSPHRQGGEGKRLNVEREKERTSATDKTSAKRRHDSSSPSPAPQTEKSRHSRSGEREKGRRSRSKQRESEKGRRSRSREKEREKGRRSRSREMEKRRRSRSVENEREKGRRSRSKEKEKQRGREMEKGRRSRSRENERERGRRSRSREMEKEKGRRSRSRDNKRGMRSRSREMERGRRSKSREMERGRRSRSRGEVEKGRRSRSREMEKGRRSRSRGEVEKGRRSRSREKREKDKGKESVPHRTRHDSSSSPSPSPPPPPKPETRRARSRDADQERERNKWDKKTRHDSSSPSPPPPPPERARGRERSGDRERRTERDPHPRAPYDGEKKKETGKRPEREASPPPQQKNDRRRDAHPPRASPSPASRSPAVNGRQREREDERRREKDRESAAKERDRQHLSKQREQDAQRRRDEAVRRDGSRPAEKSRSERPEANERREKTRSPPRTEKREEKTKQAEKKRESSSSSSSGSSSSSSGSDSDSDSSSSSSSSSSSSSSSSSSSEDEGKGKKAAGKEKGSPAKSAPSAIGAAVQRYIANGRKESPASASEGDAPRRSQKEREGGKHAPSERERPPHRAPAPSESYPPRTKGQERYSPTQMDSPSPPPSPSNRRDASRGDRYSPAETEARAVERERGRDRDAAARRPAPRSSPSARRSRSPPQKTSTASPARRTPPRQYQEAPPRSRRASPPPAWSDRQRERERESEKDRERNRERDRDRDRERVTRRSRSRSRSPRRRSPPSRSRRSPSPQRRRRSSRSLSRERERERERERIRQREVEKEREREKEQARLKEAPQQPRRSSSSSSSSSSSSSSSSSPSPARERKDATKAPTERDRRTEREDEKRREEQKHRSSSSSQAPSSGSRGSQQSESRRSDVTSRRSPAGSQSEPKQSSRGPSRKQSPPAAPHSPEQPVRSESAVNGKEANANKKGGGRSSSSSSSSSSSSSSSSSSSSSSSDSSDSEAEQEKGTTKAQSSASSSSSSETEKDTKKKRSGSRQSPSRSSSSRRRK, via the exons ATGTACAATGGGATCGGCCTGACGACTCCGCGGGGCAGCGGCACCAATGGCTACGTGCAGCGCAACCTGTCGAGCCTGCGGGTCAAACGGCCGCGGGACGAGCGGGGCGGCGAGCGGGACGAGAAGGACCGCGAGAGGCTGGAGAGTCAGCTCAACAGGCAGCCCAACGCCGAGATCCTGGAGCACCAACGGAAGAGGCAGCTGGAGGTCAAGTGTGCTGAGCTGCAGGACATGATGGAAGAGCAGGG GTATTCTGCAGAGGAGATCGAGGAGAAGGTGAACAGTTTCCGCATGATGCTGCAGGAGAAGCAGGAGCCGGCTCCCGCCACCACCGAGAGACCGAC GGTGACAGAAACTCACGCTCTGGCGGCGGCCAACCAGCAGAAGAACGACCGTCTTCGCGCCGCTTTCGGAATCTCCAACGACTACGTAGACGGATCGTCGTTCCACGCCGACCgcaaggagaaagagaaggagaagagagagcaggaacgtttggagagagagaggcagcagcagcagaaatatAC GTTGGTGGAAGATTCAGACGACTCAGATTCACCTCCAAAGAAACGCAGtcggaagaagaaaaagaaaaacaagaacaaagacag CAGCTCAGAGAGTCCCTCCCCGTCTccgcagagagagaaaaagaaatccaagaagaagaaaaagaaacg TGACGTGTCAGAAGAcgaggaagaagaagacag TTCCTCCGACGAGAAGCACAAAGtttcaaagaagaagagaaagcaGAGTGAAAGCACGAGTCCTCCGAAAACAAAGCGACAGAGGAGCGTCTCCTCCAGCTCCGCTCGCAG CCCGTCTCCAGCTCCACTGAGGTCACGTCAGCAGGACCAAACGTTGAGAAAAGCTGATGAAGGAAGAAAGGGGAGATCACCGGACAGGAGGAGACGAGGCTACGAGGAGCAGAGCCCTCATCGTCAGGGAGGAGAAGGG AAGAGGCTCAATGtcgagagagaaaaagagcgGACGAGCGCGACGGACAAGACGTCCGCCAAGAGGAGACACGACTCTTCGTCTCCGTCGCCGGCGCCACAGACGGAGAAAAGCAGACATTCACGGAgcggagagagggagaaagggaggCGATCCCGAAGCAAACAGAGGGAGAGCGAGAAAGGGAGGCGTTcgagaagcagagagaaggagagggagaaagggaggCGCTCCAGaagcagagagatggagaagaggaggcgTTCGAGGAGCGTAGAAAAcgagagggagaaagggaggCGTTCGAGAagcaaagaaaaggagaaacagagaggcagGGAGATGGAGAAAGGGAGGCGATCGAGGAGTCgagagaacgagagggagagagggaggcgTTCGAGGAgcagagaaatggagaaagaaaaagggagacgCTCCCGAAGCAGAGACAACAAGCGAGGGATGCGTTCAAGGagcagagaaatggagagagggaggcgttcaaaaagcagagaaatggagagagggag gcgttcgaggagcagaggagaggtggagaaaGGGAGGCGTTCAAGAAgcagagaaatggagaaagGGAGGCGTtcgaggagcagaggagaggtggagaaaGGGAGGCGTTCAAGAAGCAGAGAAAAGCGggaaaaagacaaaggaaaggaGAGCGTTCCCCACAGGACCAGACAtgactcctcctcttccccgtcTCCTTCGCCTCCGCCTCCTCCTAAACCGGAGACCAGGAGGGCGAGGAGCAGAGACGCCgatcaggagagagagaggaacaaatGGGACAAAAAGACGAGACACGACTCCTCGTCCCCttcgcctcctcctccaccgccGGAGAGGgcgagggggagagagaggagcggAGACAGGGAGCGCAGGACGGAGCGAGATCCGCACCCGAGGGCTCCGTACGACGgcgagaaaaagaaagagacgGGGAAGAGACCGGAGAGAGAGGCGTCTCCTCCTCCCCAACAGAAAAACGACAGGAGGAGAGACGCGCACCCGCCGCGAGCCTCTCCGTCGCCCGCCTCTCGCTCGCCCGCCGTCAACGGGCGtcaaagagagagggaggacgagaggaggagagagaaagacagggagagCGCGGCGAAGGAGAGGGACAGGCAGCATCTGAGCAAGCAGAGAGAGCAAGACGCGCAGCGAAGGAGAGACGAGGCCGTCAGGCGAGACGGATCCAGACCCGCGGAGAAAAGCAGGAGCGAAAGACCGGAAGCGAACGAGAGGCGGGAGAAGACGAGGAGCCCGCCGAGGACGGAGAAACGGGAAGAAAAGACGAAACAGGccgagaaaaagagagagagcagcagcagcagtagcagcggtagcagcagcagcagtagcggCAGCGACAGCGACAGcgactcttcctcctcctcctcttcttcttcatcctcatcttcttcttcgTCCTCATCCTCCGAAGACGAGGGCAAAGGGAAGAAGGCGGCAGGGAAGGAGAAAGGTAGCCCCGCGAAAAGCGCGCCGTCTGCCATCGGAGCGGCGGTTCAGAGGTATATAGCCAACGGTAGAAAGGAAAGTCCCGCCTCCGCCTCTGAGGGCGACGCCCCTCGACGATCccagaaggagagagaaggaggcaaACATGCGCCGTCAGAGAGGGAAAGACCGCCACACAGAGCTCCTGCTCCGTCTGAGAGTTACCCGCCCCGGACGAAAGGTCAAGAGCGATACAGTCCCACACAGATGGACAGCCCGAGCCCGCCTCCTTCCCCCTCCAACAGACGAGACGCCAGCAGAGGGGACAGGTACTCCCCCGCCGAAACCGAGGCGAGAGCCGTGGAgcgggagagagggagggacagGGACGCGGCAGCCAGGAGACCGGCGCCGAGGTCTAGCCCGTCAGCCAGGAGGTCACGCTCTCCGCCCCAGAAAACCTCCACCGCCTCCCCGGCCCGTCGCACTCCGCCGAGGCAATATCAGGAAGCCCCGCCCCGATCCAGGAGAGCCTCCCCTCCTCCGGCCTGGTCAGACcggcagagggagagagagagggagagcgagaaggacagagagaggaacagagagagggacagagacagagacagagaacgGGTCACCAGGAGGAGCAGATCCAGATCCAGAAGCCCGAGGAGGCGCAGCCCCCCAAGCAG GTCTCGCCGCTCGCCGTCTCCtcagcggaggaggaggagcagtcGCTCGCTCTCccgagagagagagcgagagagggagcGCGAGAGGATCAGGCAGAGGgaggtagagaaagagagagaaagggaaaaggAGCAAGCGCGCCTAAAAGAGGCTCCCCAACAACCCCGCCgatcctcgtcctcctcctcttcctccagctcctcctcttcctcttcgtcCTCGCCTTCGCCTGCCCGCGAGAGGAAAGACGCCACGAAAGCGCCGacggagagagacaggaggacgGAGCGAGAGGACGAGAAGAGACGAGAGGAGCAGAAACAtcgttcctcctcctcttcgcaGGCTCCGTCTTCAGGTTCGCGCGGCTCCCAGCAGTCGGAGTCCAGACGCTCCGACGTGACCTCCAGGAGGTCGCCGGCCGGCAGCCAATCGGAACCCAAGCAGTCATCACGAGGTCCGAGCAGGAAGCAGTCGCCACCAGCAGCCCCTCATTCGCCAGAGCAGCCGGTCAGGAGCGAGAGCGCCGTCAACGGGAAGGAGGCCAACGCTAACAAGAAAGGCGGCGGCAGAAGCAGCAGCTccagctcctcttcctcctcctcgtcttcatcttcgtcctcctcctcgtcctcctcttcaGACAGCTCCGACTCTGAAGCAGAGCAAGAAAAAGG GACCACCAAAGCTCAGAGCTCGgcttcttcatcctcctcatcagAGACTGAGAaggacacaaagaaaaagag GAGCGGCAGCAGACAGTCGCCCAGCCGCTCGTCAAGCAGCAGACGAAGGAAATGA